The Euwallacea similis isolate ESF13 chromosome 21, ESF131.1, whole genome shotgun sequence genome contains the following window.
GATATTTCAGACCATTTGTAAAGTAGACTCGATCtagaaatgcaaaaatattgaatttcgagaacaaaacaaaaaaacaaaccaaaaCTGCAACAATCTGCAATTCAAAGAGAAGGAAGACAAATATTGGAACTAATAGCAAAGAACTCAGATTGACCAACAAACCTCTGAGTTAGGCAGAATCAAGGATTAAGCATTCGGTTCATCTTACAAACGGAAAGATAATTATGAAATGAATGGAAAACTATTTATTCTCATCTTTAAAGGAAGCATGATGTcttaaaaacgtaaaaatcgCTGCACGTCAATTTAAATCTACATAACATTTGGTCATTATCTTCCGATTGATGCGGTACATCCTGGACTCCAATGTAACCAATCTCGAATAAGAATATGTCGGATGATGATTATGATCTTCTTTGAGAGTTATTCGGTCGTCTTCAAATATCTCCAATTTAGCCTTGCAGCCAGAAAAGTCTCGTTTACACCTGTAGCACTGTCTGGAGTTATCGGCTTTTTTGAACTTATACTCGTAGTTGTCATATACCAAGTTGAGGTATTTTCTACCAGGAACGAAGTATATACGacctaaaggaaaatttactTTACTTATCTGTTAGTTTATCAGTATACAGAGAGACAAATAATGAGAATACATCCTTTAATGCATGAATATCGAAATTACTTTCTGAGCGGGTCGTGAATCTTTCTGGTAAATTgcgttatacagggtggggcaatttcttgattttctcAAAGAGAATTCCTGTATCTAGTCGAGGAAGAAAAAATACTATATCGGTTCCCGAGGCTCAATTTTTGACAGACTTAATGGTAAAAACTGATTTCGTCTAATGGGCACCTCCCTTAATAAACACAGACTTCATTTGGAATATACCAAAAATTTCTGCGGAGACTTGTAGCTGTATGCTTACCATGCCCGATCTGTTCAGACGTTGCTGACACCAATTTAAAATCGACGAATACGGTCCTATTAATGGTACCTCAGTGATATTGCCATCAATAATGCagttgtaaaaaaaactttttccgcTTGAAGTGGATGGAGCGCTCACTTTAGTAAACACACTGATTACTTTTCTTTGTATCAAATTTCGAGATTTGTTTGACTGAAGCGTAAGAGCCGCTATAATATGTCACGCCCTTTAAACGGCAAATCTTGCCGTTCCATACGTCGAGACGTCCATTTGGGCCATATTTGGCTTaaactaaatataataaatgagaAATGCAAAGCCATCCCCTAAGGGCCAATACTGAATACATGTGGAAAGAACCCCGCCTGAAACAAACGAGCTTTGCTCCACAATTTTTTCTACGCAGACGCAAAATCTCACGTATTGTCAATGTCTGATAGTTTCAAAATGTGAGGTTAATCAATGCTACTGTCACAACCGTTAGTTAATTAGGGTTATTGTTAAactgttaattaataaaaaaaacattttttgtatcaGCATTTAACactcatttattttattgtatgacGACAACGACAACTAATAATTGACACATAAATACATTATTCTTGCACAATAGTTGCGATTGCTTTCCAAGACATGcttctgatattttaatgcCTACTTAAGGTTGTTTTGCGCTAATCaccaattatttttacataaaaaatctgCAGTTCAGTAATGTACCATTATTATGGTATCCACTGTATAATTTGAATTCTCCAACAACAATTCGATGTTGTTttcatttggaaaattattgcATCAGGGCAAATGAAGAGGCGTAGTTGATCAGCACTAACTGCCTCTTCAAGTAAGAGTAATCTCCCTTGAAGGTTGGAGGATGATTATGCTCAGCAGGATACTTAACCGTGAGGATATTTCCTAAAGTCATAAGCCTGCATTTgcacttaaaattttccttgttGCAACGCCAAATGCTTTTGGAGCCGGTGGtcactttaaaaatgaattcatACCCTTGAAAGATCATTATAGGGTGCTTTTTGGCATAAGAATAGTAGACCAGGcctaaaaaattatacgaTGATTTATGAACTCAGCAGAATGACGATGAAAAaaccattataaaaataaggaATATTCTGACAATGACTAGAATTTCTGCTCtagcaaagaaaataaattaaaaatgtaacatttaCTTATATTTCGTATCGAAATGGTTGAAAATGCAGTAGGTTAACTGTAGCTAGACATGGTCAATAATTCATTAAGAGTGTACCAATGCCAGATATAATGATAAAGTTGTGTTTCTTCAAGGccaaataaagaaaacttcTGGCCAAATTGGCGAATTCGCAATCAGGGCTCTCATAATCAATTACGATGATAACATATGCTAGCACCTTATAGAATTTGAATAccgaaaacaaaatattttctacaaacaatttctgcaggtttaacaataataatttggttAAAGCTATGCTATTGTCGAAATTTAGAAgcatatttaataaacactAATTGGCTCTTCAAGTTGGTATAATCTCCCTTGAAGGTTGGGGGATGGTTGTGCTCAATATCAGACTTAAAGGTGACGGTATTTCCTGAAGACATAAGCCGACATTTGCACTGGACCCGATTTTCCCGGTTGCAGCGCCAAATGCTTTTGGACCCGGTGGTCATTTTGAATATGAATTCGTAGCCTTCAAATACCATCATCGGATGCTTCTTGCCGTAGGAAAAATATACAAGACctgaaaatttcgaatttatgttttcttagaagaaatgtttatttagaCAAGTTGAAAAACTTTCGaaaatacataatttcttcaataatatACCGGGGGATAACAGAAAGTGGTTGCAGCTTGTAAATTTGAGAGTAAATAAAGTGATCTGACCTATTGATTTTCAAACGGGACATCCAGAAATTTTTGGAtggcattttaatttaaattttgctcaAGGACATTGTCATAAGAATCTGAAGTAACTTAAGTAACCTGACCTTAACGGAATGATCCACTCATGAGTAAATTGAGCGAAGTTTTTGTAGTAATTGCAAATGTCTTGAATAATCTAGACCGACTTCGCTGATTTtgtttaggaaaattaaagttgtctTAAGTTTTGTTAATACCATCACCGTCttcaagcaaaaaattaaaaactagtTCAAGGCAAGGCATATTTAAATCCTATGGCATTGCAGTCTTTGCCCATGTCGACGTGAAGAGTACGTGACCTGCCAATTTTAACCAActtctcaaaaaccaaaaatcttGCAAATTCGATGGTTAgggaacaaaaaaattatacctatttttcaacaaacttatttgaaattttattacaaaattgaacaacaacagattaaaattattcatttatatataacattttataaaacaaatcttaTTCAATGAAACTTCATACCGCTATTTGCCTCTCTCTGttactaacctaaactaacctgaactagaCCAGACCCTCCTCCTCATCAAAGTCCAAATCAACTTTAATATATGACTGCGAGGACTCACCATTACCATCTTTCTCACTCTCAACCAATTCATCAAACTGTTTCTCCTCTTCATTGTGCGTTCTTTTCCATTGTACATGATTGTACTTCAAATTCTTCGGTCTGTTCTTGTGCCTGGATTGTCTCATCTGTCCAGCACTTACCCTCTTTACGCTGTTCCTCATGACCCTCTTGAAAAAGTCTTCACTCTCGGTCTCCGTGAATTTTGAATCAGCCAAAGTGATAATATCCCGAAAACACTTTCTGAAGTTGTGGAAAAATTTCAGAGGTACCTTGCCTACTCCAGGTCCCATTCGGGTGTTGCCAGTCCAAGAGCACTGTGCTACAAACCTTCTAGTAAGGAAATAATCTATGAGTTTATAGCAGCAGTCCAAGCCCATAGCCTTGCCGCTCTTGCCACAGATGAAAGACATGGACTCAATAACTTGAGCTAAGTAGGTTTCATCTTTGAGTTTCTCTTCGAATTGGGTCAGCTTCTCTAAGGAGTCTATTGGCTCGATTGGTGAGGAGATTTTTGAGGATGCTGATTCTTCACAAACTGGTACGGGGGTAAGGGAGGAAGAGTCCATTGGGGGGTTGTTGTAATAATCAAACATGTAAGATGTTAAAGCGTCCACGGATCTCTGGAGCTTTAATTGGCGATGCATCATCAGTTTCTGGTTTCGAAGCACAGCTTTTAGGCTTACGTCAGGCTTCTGGTTGGAAGCTACAAATAGTAATAtctcaataaatttatatggTATAGTAAACCTATGGATAGGGCTTGTGGCTTCGCCATGCAATAACCAATGCATAattatgataaatttattaaaaactacagAAATTGTATACTCTATATTCGTCACAGAGTTTTATAAGCTTGATCTCTAAACTGATAAGAATACTCAATTCTCACTGCCTGCCACTTGAGATCGTTGTAATTTCCCTTGTAAGTGGGTCCGTGATTATGGGGCACCGATGATTTGATTCGTATAGTTTTTCCAAAAGACATGATCTTAGCTTTGCAGGTAGCTGTTTGAGTGCATCGCCAAATGCTCCTAGTTTCACTGCGCTGCTGCAGCTTATAACCGTAGTTATCCAGAACCATTATTGGGTGCTTTCTGCCAGGAGCGAAATAGACTCTTCCAGACACCCCTGAAAATATATACAGTAATTACAAATACCTCAAGGAAACGGAGGAAAAGGTGATTTACGGATTCACAGATCTGTTGAAACATAAATGGCATTCGGAGCAAAAAAAGTGAGGTAATACATTAAATGTctgaaaaactttattaagagCAGTGACGTAGATTGCTCTCAGTTACTGAAAACGACTTTCAAGCGTCCTCAGGGAAaggaaaatttaggaaaactcTGCGGAACAAAAAAGCTTGAAACTATTAATGAGTTTCTGAATGAATgattagaatatttttaatacaattcaAAAAGGAGTTTCTTTTACTACtaaaaacttaagaaattcatcaaactaGAACATCtccaaattcaattttctaattctttcCAGAACTTCATCGAACGGGTGATTGTGGTCTCCGATCTTCCTCAAAACTCCTAATTTCTcattaatgattattttacAGGGGCACTTGTAACGGTTCCTCAAATCTTGGCAGTTCCAATATGTTACGTTATCTGACCTTTTGCTCGCACAGAAGGCGTAGTTCTCATACAGCATTTGCTTGAATCCTcgtttgcttaaaaaatacGAGATTTCCTctaaaatggaattaaatggaaaataaatatcacaaAACAGACTGACAAAAAGGatattcaaaacaattttgtatttaagccaaatacatttttttcatgttacGTAGTAATATTCCTGGCATAAAGGCAGATGAGATTCGGTTTTGTTGGGAGCTTCATGTTCGTGGACCCCCGTGAATCTTATGGTCTGATTATAATATACGATGCACCGAGCACGACACATATTCTTGTCGTATAAGTCGCATTTCCAATATATGGATTTATTGCTGCTTCGGTGCTTTACATATCGATAACCGTTAATGGAGAGGGAGGGAATGATGGCAAAGCTTCTAGAACCTTTATAATATGTtgctaaaactaaaaaatatattttggcATTGAGTCCTTTGTACGAAATTCAAAATGTCTTAATATCGATGTGGCGAAAATGGTTTCCGTCCCccaaaaccaaatttctaCATTATACATTTGAATTCTCCTTTTTCCACACCGATGTCTGACTTTGGAAAAGTCTTAGAAGCGGAAATTGACTTCAGATAATTGGTAAATACTTCTGGCTGCAGACTGCTCACTTTGGGGAAGTAAGCAGTAAATATACCTTCTAATTCCCTGGCTCATGCTCATCACGATCCGATTTATTTCatgaaacaacaaaaactCACAAAcgaagataaaaaatattacaattaacACTTATATTACGACAAATTTCTAGACAATTCTGTAATATTCCTGGAATAGCAACTGGAATGAATCAACCATTTCTGGAACGTCATGTACGTGGATTCCAGTGAATTTAATCCTTTGGTCGAAATAGACAACACATCGAGCCCGACATTCGTTTCTATGGTAGATTTCGCATTTCCAGTAAGTTGCCTTGTCAGTGCTCATGTGCCTAAGGTACCGGTAGCCATTTATCGATAAGGACAAGCGGCTGCTAGTCCTGTAGCCCTTTGGTTCCTTCCAGTAAATCCCTAAAACTGAAAACAAAAAGTCACGTATCGAGAGTGGTATTTCGTGAATATATTACCATCTAGAACATAGAGCATTCTCTACATAAAGCCATAACGAACGTTCATGTGTTGTGGAAAACAAGCTTACTTATTTAAACACTCATAATATCACTAGTGCCTGAGTTCTTTccggaaatttatttgaaactacgaattttattatgtttttcctTGAGCAGAATGCGAGGGGAAATGTTCCTTTTTGcacaagaatttaatttttttttcgaattcttgttgacttaTTCATGGCTGTAAATTCACGCCCTGTACAACAAGAACGAATTGTAAAAGTTACTCGACGTCAATCGGATGCAAAATCCAACATCTAAGACATACGTTTGATGATGTTCAAAGATGGTCAAAGTGACTTTTTTATACGGATTTGTATTGATTCGTATAAGCTAAAACTTATTAGAATTAAAATCTATTTGCAGTTCTTCACTCGTTCGTTGAAGTCTACTGAATAAACGCCCTCATGACATTTTTATAAACGTAATTCGGCCCAGTCGTATTTTTGGGTCCATTTAGTccttctaatatttttttcatgtaataTGACATATCGAATATTAAATTGAAGAGATGTGAGGTAGATTTTCCAACTACCCCTCAAACAAATATGAACCTTTCCATGCatttggaaactaaaaaaaatgctgaatGCGCTAGAATAGGGTGAGGGCGCAACAAGCGAAGAACGCAGAAAATCAATACAAAATTCTCAGTTTGCCCTGCGTGTTTAAAATTCACATAGACGCGATGTAAAATAAGTGCCGTTTAGTGCTGTGCACTGCAGTGAAATAGCAAAATTGTTAAGCACTATGGAGATATACATAAATTGGAAGCAATGAGAGgcttttcaatttagaaaagGCGAAGCTACActccaaaaataaatcagtGAATGAACCAGGCAcctaatagtatattatacgCCAAGGGTGTGAAATACACCATTATGACCCGAACGTCAAGTTTAAATCCTGAGGCGCGTAGCGATGAGGGATCTAAGATGTGGGGGCCATAAGTATTTCACAACCGCGGTGTATATGATATACGATTTAGTCCAGCTCTAGATTTAACtagatttcataaaattacaataaacttaCCCAATTTGACCATAAATTATATCCGAAACACAAAAAGGCAACGTGTCTAGGATCATAGCATCAAGGGTGACGCTTTGAGGGTAGACGAGTTGACATTCATTTCCATGGTAACCATAAATGAAACAGCAAGGAATCATAACGACATTGTGGCCAATTACCTCGCTAGGTCAATAAGGCGCTAAACCCGCGTCATTATTAACTGGTTATTCAACTGTTTTTAGAAAGAAGCCGAGAAGACGTATTTTATAGTCGTTCAGCAGGCACAATGATGGTGTCTTTTGAAAGTGaagagaaaatattataatttcgTTGTGTGCTATTATGTAACTATGCCTAGCTGTATCGCTCACTCTgtttattaatagaaaatttatttatggcacttactatttaatattttatccaaaaacTATAGTcgctctaaaattttaaaaaatataaagtcaaaaactttattaaagaaactttGGTGAATACTACAAATCCAAAGGACATGCCGCACATTTTCAGCTCGACAGCTGAGTAGTGAAATGTTAACATTTACACATTTCAAGAAGCCGTTTTCAACGtcgattaataaaaatatgaaataaccTACGAAAACTTCACTTCAGTAATGAATCACACATTATTCTCGTAATTAGCtaaaaagacgaaaaaataCATCCGCTTCTAATGGAAccagaaacttaaatttttaagccTACGCatgaatttgttttctttcacAAAGTTGCTCTACAGAAAACATTCTCAGAATACCGATCTGATCAACCTCATCGAAGCAAAGCGAAGAAGTCGTGAAATATTCGCATCAGCCTTCAAAAACTGTTATAGTTATTAACGTTATAAGACCTATAATGCATTAATAACGTGCGTGGTTTTCAACACAAATACGTTATTTACTTATcgattttataacatttttcgTTACACAGTTTCTAACTTCGAGTACTTAAAGCATCATCTATTTCACTCCTACTGGACAAAACTAATGGCCGAAAGGGAGACAAAAGTTTGTGCGTATCATCGGAATGTAATATCGAATCCGGtttgaaatggaaaatttggaGGTTGGAGAGGAACAACTGGAAACATTGTGGAATTAATCTGAATGTATAGTActgtaatgaaaaataaatatgtttagCGGTAAATTGTCCAATAAATATGCATGTTTCTGTGGCCGAGGTTCATTAACAACAGTATGttttatgtacatatgtatataagaataGCGTAACAAACATTCATTTAAAACGTCGTATGTAAAAGGACCTAGGAGTCATATTCATGACGACACTCTCATTTGCAGTTGGGGGGTGGTTATGACTCCTCACCACCTCCACCACATTGCTGTGGGTGAATAAAACAGCACTGCATCTAGTCTTGTTACAGTTAGCGCACCTCCATCGAGTTTTGCGCCCCACAGTTCGATGCATGGCATAGATGTTGTAATCGACTACGATTTTTGGACTATGTCCTTTCAGTCCTGATCCCAGATATATGGTAGACATttctgaaatataataaaattaataattataataaagtttataatcATAGAAAAACCGTTTAGGCTTCTTCTTGCTCATTTGTGTTACGTCATCGAGTGTATAGGGCAGGGGAGTCTTCGTTCAAGAGAAAAGGGAAAGGAAGAGTGACGTTTTCTAAAACATACAGATAAACAATGACAGCTATATGGCCAATACATCATATCTGTTGTTGTTTTCTCTGGTTGCCATGGAAACGAATGTCAAATGAAATGTCATCGTTGTCATGATTCCGGACGCGCTGGTTTTTTGTACTTTGGATTAGATTTATGCGTAATTTAAGTAAGTTCATTGTAATTTTACAATATGTAGTAAAATATAGTAGTAAAGAGTCATAAATACACCCTGGTGGCAAAGTACTTATTACCCTCGCAACATTATTGTTAACGAGGATAATAAAATGTTAGCTTACTTTGTATATTGTATAGATCGTTTTGATTAACTTACCTAAAATTCAATCCCGTTCATGATTGTTCAAATTTGGAATGCAAATTACCTCCATGTCAGAAAGtgctaatttttattacagattATAAACAATCgtattttccataaattttgcTCAATTATGTTTAAGAGGGCAATTTGTTATTTCGAAGAATTGAATCCATTAGTTTTCCTAACTCACAAAATAACTCAGCTGGTATATCgaattcctacaatatctcTTAAAATTCACGCCATTTATTACAAACTATGAGGATATTCTAAACCTAAATCTCGTCCTCGCTAGCCATCAGTTGCACCACTATACCTGACTGCTCGCCTTTAACATGAAATATTATGGATTCTGAGTTCTCTTCTGATATTTCCTCATGCATAACCTTCTTCTTCTTTAAGTTTCGCCTCTTCTTCCTAGAACTGCCTAAACTCGTTGCAGGACCCCTCTTACATGGTCGTTCCAAACGAACtataggaaaaattttaggAGTAGCCATTTTCTTTAGCAGGGGATCCACGTTGTCTGAATGATTGTGCTGGTAGAGGGATTTGATTATGGTATCTTTTTGAAGGGTGGCGTAAAGGGTGGCTTGACACTTAGTCTCAGGAAAACTCATGCAGCGCCATCTGACAGTAACCCCCTGACTGTTAGCTCGGACAATTTGGCGTCTGAAGACATTGTTGTCCACTATCAGTCGGGCGTGTCTACCAGGTCTGGAGCTTTCGATGTAGATTATGGTATTTTCTACAATGTTTAGTTTATTAAAGTGatttaaaatcatatttaaaattcgataTCATTATTCATTATTAGGAATTCAATGTCAGGGCTCAATAATACACTGCTTCTACaacctaaattaataattatttatttattgattgagGACTGTTCCagctaataattttcattcatatCTCGCACCGCTATTAGTTGCTCCTGGCCCTCAATATGAATTCTTTAAGTTTCTGCAGAAATGCTTCTTTAGTGtgttaaaacatttaaattagttctaaatttaactttaataattctCCCTAGAAGCAATATGACTCTCCTGCTTCACCTCCATTTTATCCATGACTTGTACCACTATTGGTTGCGCCTGCCCTTCAACATGAAATATAATGGGTTCACTGCTATTCTTCGGTTTCGCATCAGCTTTCTTATTAGATACTTTTTTGGCCCGCTTAGTTCCGGTCGGTTTCTTAGCTGCTAACTCCCGATTGGCAAATACAGGACTCTGAAGCGGTCCCCTCTTACATTTCTGAACAGAACGCACAATGGGGAACTTCTTGGGAATCATGGGGAGCTTGTCCCACTTGGAGGCATTGTCCTTATGGTTGTGTAGGTACAAGGATTTAATGAGAGTGCCTTCTTGGAGAGTTCCATATAAAACCGCTTGACATTTGGTTTTGTCGACACTGATACATCGCCACCTTATGGTGACGCCATGAGTGTTCGATTGCGTGTAATGTCTTCGGAATATGTTGTTGTCGACAATGATTCTTGGGTATCTGCCGGGTTTGGGGTTTTCAATGAGTATGGTGGTAATGGtttctaaaaaaaaggaaatttgttaAGTAAAGTAgacatatattttattggtcAAGTGCAAGGGGTGACAGAGAACAATAGTGTGACCATAacgaaatgaaaaagttttagaaatttcCCGACACCAAGAATGTTTATGACATTAGTATCACATCAAGTTCATCATTCGGGGCAGCTCGATGCTCCACTATGATAAGTTAGTCATATGACCCAGTTGAACCTCTGACAAGCATCCAGGGTGATCTCGGTCATGGTCAGGATTAGTATGACGACACAGCGCATAAATCTAAAGCGACTCAGAACCTCCAATTTGGTGGACGAGACAATAGGCGATCTTTCAGTGGTGTTCAGTGGGATCCGAACAATCATAAGAACAAATATGGATTGAGTTACTGCAAGAGGATTTAGGGAAGGAGACAACCAGAAACAACGACTTCGCGGGCTAATACATTTATAATTGATATAACATATATATAGACATAAAGAATGAAAGATATATAATAGAAGATTGCTTTTTTCGCGGAAAATCAATCTTCAATTCAATTACGATGAATTATACCCCATTTCATGGTATTGCATCCATAAGTTTTAAAACACTTTCTTTATGAGCCTTGGCATCGCTCTCTTGCTTATCACGCCCTTCCTCAGCTACCTCCATAATTTCACTGTTAACTACTTTAGCAGCCTCAATAACCTTAATAACAATCGGCTCCGCCTGGCCCTCAATATGCCAGGCAATCTCATTGTTCTGTCTCGAAAGAGGGTCTTCTTCTAAGACAGTTACTTCCCTTACTACAACACTTTTAACATCTTTTAGAGCTTCTTCTACTGCAACAACTTCATTTGtaggatttttcttcttccatCCGCGGAATTTCGAAGGGTTTTTGACCGGCCCTCTCTTGCAAGCTCGGGAGGAGCGGATAATGCGAAACTCTTGAGGGATCATTCGGAGTTTGTCCCATTTTTGCAGATCGCTGGGATGGTTATGGTCGTACAAAGCTCTAATTGTAGATCTTGGTTGGAGGGTTGTGTAGAGAACTGCTTTGCATTTGTTTTTGAAGACGTGGCTACATCTCCATCTGATAGTAGTACCTTCCCTGGTACCTTGGGTTCGGTGACGTAAGAATGTATGATCATCTACGATCAATTTTGGATGTTTACCAGGTTTTGGGTTTTCCACATAGATAGTCGTGCGTTCTACAATAAGATGGGTatgagtaaaattttttatcttaatgAGCAATATAAAGGAAGtttaaacattgttttcaagaaattaGATACACTCAAGGAATTATTGCATTATAATTTACTATAAGTTACAAATAATTATCAGAATAATCAGAATGATGACGCATAACTGGTAGAGCAACGTTTTGTCTTTGCGACAATTGTAACTTTTTGCTCAAAAAGTTGCTCGTTTTTAAGGGTGGGAGGTTCATGATTATGATCATGGATAATCTCCACGGTTTTTCCGAAGGTGAACAAGGTGGCACTACACCTTTTGTTATTGGTATTCACACATCTCCACCGAGTTTTGCCCTGCTTCCTGCTGTGAAGCATGTAGATATAGCCGAGGACTAGCATTTTGGGGTGCTTCCGGCCCGGCATAAAGTACAccaaatctaaaaattaaaggtaGAAATAATTACTGAATGAGTAATCAAGCAGACcgcttgaaaatttcaaaattaaacagccgatttgcttgcaaatttattcaataatcTCCTGCTTCGAAGAACTCTCCCCTACTCTCTTTTGATGATCACTTGCTGTGGTATCAAGTCTTCCCGTCTTCTATCCAATTTTGGAGGGTGATTGTGAGCATGCTTGACCTAAACTACATTGCCAAATGTATATAAAACAGCACTGCACTTCTTGAATTGATTGGCACATCTCCATCGAGTTTTTTCTATGAGTTTAATGTGCATGATAAAATCGAATCCGTCGAATACTAAGCGTGGGTACTTGTGACCTTTgcatatgtacagggtgtctactACGCCTGATGCTGGAACACGATCAAAGATcacaaaaaactgtttaagtACGAAAGGGGAAGAGGTGAGGGATACTAAAGAGCAAATGTTTTGTTCATAATGCTTTGCTACagaattatattaaatttaccaTTTATCTGGAACGTTATAATAAGGTATTACAAGATTCTTTCTCGGAGCAGTACGAGTGTAGAACACCCTCACACGTTTAGTGCTAATCTTACTAGGATCTTCCTTGATAAATGGATTGGGGGGATGGTTGTGTTCCCTTCGCAGCTCCACTGCTGTTCCAGTGGTATATAACACCACAGGACACTTGGAGCGATTTTCATGGGTGCAGCGCCATCGAGTCCTAGATTCTTCCTGCTTGTGAACGTTGTATTCGTAATTATAAAGCCGCAATCTTGGGTATTTTCTTCCGGGCAGTATGTATATTATCGattctaaaaaaagaaattattactgAACAGAATAGATTGGAACGcggaatatttatttctttttgctaGTAGCTACAGGTATTAACcacaatttttgcatttttggactTAAACTCTTTTTTTTCACAGGGGATTGTTATGCAGCTTTATACTCTCCACCG
Protein-coding sequences here:
- the LOC136415792 gene encoding uncharacterized protein isoform X9; translated protein: MASEQFSLCWDNFHKNMSSGMNSLLESGDLVDVTLAVEGKFLKAHKMVLSVCSPYFKELFKTNPCQHPIVFMKDVSYVAISDLLQFMYQGEVQVSQDNLTTFIKTAEALQIKGLTGDGNGSTDADSEPVQEKPTRHIDESYKPSPRPKKQLPAPVVTTTPAVKRPRLSASSNDSQSAPIAIAKTEPSSTGVDSSSVQFKVEPYDLNQSVTIPDDGDDNFDENLDDNTVDDTEDYSMMEGEEPQAGTSTDGTGEGQASNQKPDVSLKAVLRNQKLMMHRQLKLQRSVDALTSYMFDYYNNPPMDSSSLTPVPVCEESASSKISSPIEPIDSLEKLTQFEEKLKDETYLAQVIESMSFICGKSGKAMGLDCCYKLIDYFLTRRFVAQCSWTGNTRMGPGVGKVPLKFFHNFRKCFRDIITLADSKFTETESEDFFKRVMRNSVKRVSAGQMRQSRHKNRPKNLKYNHVQWKRTHNEEEKQFDELVESEKDGNGESSQSYIKVDLDFDEEEGLV